DNA sequence from the Deinococcus humi genome:
CTCGAAATTGATGTGATCAGCCAGCACCTGAACAGCCGGTTCGGTGAAGATGGACCCGTGGTCTCCAGGCAGCCCAATCGTTTTGTAGCCCTTGACGAAAAGCGCTTCCCAGCCCGCGATTTTGAGAGGATCGTGGACGGGTCTTTCATTCGCTTTGAAGAAGATCGCCTGAACGTCCAATGGACCTGCCCGATACGCGCGGGCAGCGGACAAGATGTCACGGTCGATGCGTTGACGGAGCCGGGTCTCCGCGTGGGCCGTGTCCTGGGCTTCTCTCTTTGTCCTGAGGTCACGCAGCCGGGTGGCGTATCTCGCGATCGACGCTGTGGGGGATTTCCTGAAAGCGGCCAGTTCGTTGGAAACCAAGTGGCTTGCCAGCCTGGACGGGGCCACGTTCTGTTGCGCGCTGCGAGGTGCATAGGTATCAACAATGATCAGGGCCTCGATCTCGTCTCCACGTGCCCTGAACTTCCGGGCAAGCTCATACATCACGAGCCCACCAAACGAATAGCCATATAGCCGATATGGCCCGCATGGCTGAATCGCTTTGATCTCTTCCAGGAAACACTCCGCCAGATCTTCAATGGTGAACGCCAGCGAATGGTCCTCCTGACGCTCCATGTGGGGGTTCAAACCATAGCTCTCCAGAGCCAGAAGATTGAAATGGTACACGCTCTGGCATTCGAGGAGAGGCTTTAACTGGCGAAGTCTGCCCTCGTCTATGCCATAGGCCTGATAGCAGAAGAGCGGTTTCGAGTCCTTCGAATCCTGTTGCCCCAAGACGAGGCCGGATTTGAAGTCCTGCTGTTCGATGCGCCGAGCAAATTCAGCGATGTTTGGAAACTGAAACACTGCGGCGACCGGCAAGCGGATGCCGAGGCGTTGCTCGATCTGCACGATGAGCCGCATGGCCAGGAGGGAATGGCCTCCGAGGCCAAAAAAGTCATCATGAATCCCGATGGGCGACTGGTTAAGCAGGTCTTCCCACAGGTCAACCAGCTGGCTTTGCAGCGGAGTTTGCGCCGGAACCCGAGACGGCTGAACAATCACCTCCGGTGCTGGGAGTGCCCGCCAGTCGAGTTTCCCGCTCGGGGTAAGTGGCAAGGCCTTCAGCACAACAAAATGGTTGGGCACCCAATGCCCCGGCACCTGGCTGGCCATCCAGACGCGCAACTCGTCAACATCAACCACACGACGCAGCACCAAGTGGGCGGTCAACACCTGCTGATCCTGACTGTACGCTCCCACCGTGCAGGCCTGAACCGCCGGGTGGCTCATGAGCACAGCTTCAATTTCGCTCGGTTCAACGCGCACACCACGAATTTTGAGCTGGCGATCCGTCCGGCCCAGGAATCGGAGCTGCCCCTCTGACGTCAGGGTCACCCGATCACCTGTCCTGTAACACCGGCCCTGACCGAATGGAAGCGTGACAAAGCGCTCGGCCGTGAGCCCGTCCTGGCGATGGTAGCCCGCGGCAACGCCAGCCCCGGCGACCAACAATTCGCCTGCCGTGCCGGGGGGCACGGGCCGCAACTGGCGGTCAACCACGTACGCCTGCATGTTCTGGATGGGCCGTCCGATCCGCTCTGGTGCCCCGGCCGTGATTTCGCATGCGGTGGCGTCTCCCGACACTTCCGTCGAGCCATATAGATTGAGCAACCGCGCCCCTGGCCAAGCCTCATGAAACCGTGAGATCAGCGTCTGGCTGAGCGCTTCCCCGCTCACCGTCCACAGCCGAAGGTTGTGCAGCCGCTGGGTGAGCCTGGGGCCAAAGTCGAGCAGCGCGCCGAGCAACGACGGCACCAAGACGATGCGGGTCACGCCCTGGACGCTGAGCAGAGTGGTCAGCCGCTCCGGATCGCGCACCACTTCATCGGGAATGATCACGCTGGGGACACCACGCAGCAGCGGTCCGAAGATCTCCCAGACACTGTCCACAAAGCCCAGGGCGGTTTTGTGGCACAGCACTTCGCCTGGCGCGAACGGATAGGTCTTCCACATCCACTCCAGCCGGTTGACCATCCCGCGGTGAAGGCCGAGCACGCCCTTGGGCGTTCCGGTACTGCCGGAGGTGTAGATGATGTACGCCAGCTGCTCGGGTGAGGTGGGGAGATCAGGGTTGTTCTCGACGTGGGGATCACCCAACAAGTCATCGGTATACAAGCGCAGCGGAGCTGTGGAGGGGAGCAGCCCCTGCAAGCCCCTGGTCGTGATCACGATCGGCGCAGCCGCATCCTCGAGGATAAAAGCCAGTCGGGGGGCCGGATGTGAGGGGTCCAGTGGGACGTACGTGCCCCCCGCCTTCAGCACCGCCAGGATGGCCAGGACGCTTTCAAAGGACCGGTTGAGGAACAGGACGACGGGCGTTCCAGGGGTCAGGCCTCTCTGGAGCAGCTGCCGGGCCAGCCGGTTTGGCCCGGCGTTCAGTGCTTGATAGCTCAGCTCCTGATCGCCCGCGCGCAGGGCCACGGCGTGTGGCGTGCGCCGGACCTGTTGCTCGAAAAGGCCATGCAGGCTGGCGTCGGGAAAGGGAGCCTGAGTGTCATTGAGCGCTTCAGTCAGGCGCAGATCGTCTGGGGTGAACAGGGACACCGCGTCCATCGGCTGGTCGGCATCCTCGGCCATGGCGGACAGCAGCTGCCGATACTGAGCCAGCAGCCGCTGCGCGGTGGTTGTGTCGAAGAG
Encoded proteins:
- a CDS encoding non-ribosomal peptide synthetase codes for the protein MKILGISPLKGHQPALEAPALSVLEGQLAHIWQAVLELPQVKADDHFFELGGNSLGVIRVAARVRETFGVDVPLAALFQAPTLEGMVRQVQAALLGNTGLNLPQLSPAPPGSESMLSAAQERMWLLHQMDRGGTAYNVAGVGRLRGPLSVTWLEASLRLILERHQTLRTTFSQQGERLVAHLHPPALTLPILDLSDQPAEQREHLALEAIGQTMIHPFDLEAGPVFRAALYRLSAEEHLVLLDLPHINSDAWSMGVLMRDLVVSYETLSLGQVPRLPDLPLQYSDFAHWQQSWLRGEVYEALRTYWINRLEGLVPLDLPLDRPAPPTLTFKGAIETLDLDQAMLGRLRQLAQTENATLFMVMLTAFKVLLQRWTGSDDVAVGTPMAGRQHQGLEQLVGVFVNTLVLRTDLTGQRTFRDLLGQVRTTAIEALIHQDMPFAQLIAELQPPRVLNRAPLVEVLFNHINVPMPLMQMGDIQFAPVVLDRGGAQIALNCTVHELPGEERIILEYNTALFDTTTAQRLLAQYRQLLSAMAEDADQPMDAVSLFTPDDLRLTEALNDTQAPFPDASLHGLFEQQVRRTPHAVALRAGDQELSYQALNAGPNRLARQLLQRGLTPGTPVVLFLNRSFESVLAILAVLKAGGTYVPLDPSHPAPRLAFILEDAAAPIVITTRGLQGLLPSTAPLRLYTDDLLGDPHVENNPDLPTSPEQLAYIIYTSGSTGTPKGVLGLHRGMVNRLEWMWKTYPFAPGEVLCHKTALGFVDSVWEIFGPLLRGVPSVIIPDEVVRDPERLTTLLSVQGVTRIVLVPSLLGALLDFGPRLTQRLHNLRLWTVSGEALSQTLISRFHEAWPGARLLNLYGSTEVSGDATACEITAGAPERIGRPIQNMQAYVVDRQLRPVPPGTAGELLVAGAGVAAGYHRQDGLTAERFVTLPFGQGRCYRTGDRVTLTSEGQLRFLGRTDRQLKIRGVRVEPSEIEAVLMSHPAVQACTVGAYSQDQQVLTAHLVLRRVVDVDELRVWMASQVPGHWVPNHFVVLKALPLTPSGKLDWRALPAPEVIVQPSRVPAQTPLQSQLVDLWEDLLNQSPIGIHDDFFGLGGHSLLAMRLIVQIEQRLGIRLPVAAVFQFPNIAEFARRIEQQDFKSGLVLGQQDSKDSKPLFCYQAYGIDEGRLRQLKPLLECQSVYHFNLLALESYGLNPHMERQEDHSLAFTIEDLAECFLEEIKAIQPCGPYRLYGYSFGGLVMYELARKFRARGDEIEALIIVDTYAPRSAQQNVAPSRLASHLVSNELAAFRKSPTASIARYATRLRDLRTKREAQDTAHAETRLRQRIDRDILSAARAYRAGPLDVQAIFFKANERPVHDPLKIAGWEALFVKGYKTIGLPGDHGSIFTEPAVQVLADHINFELRAAGQTVVDRIET